From Deinococcus sp. Marseille-Q6407, one genomic window encodes:
- a CDS encoding transposase, which produces MYKQVSGERTHILSQRILDIPETLYQRRSLQASLHLFHSPGQKTKFSQAEGVSPSALSRFFNVYDWDSDRCREEMQDFQWRILLDTARHKRRPRLRLSVDLTTVEKVGIQLPYVSVYNGRHGIHLVVLFAEYGELKFPISYRVYQGKYTSTPVTLALDLLEEVPDFVGKRFQVCVLADSGFESAVFLDGVQRLGFEFVVGVRSNRRTDHPGQVTVADCPHGGYVNLANWPLETLSLGRMDRGDREFFAVSSELLEGDDILAEGKRRWALESFFKEGKHQFGLAQFALRTARGLDRWILMVFLAFTLTMLYRSEDMTLKEAARLALHTLFPEVRLNHLLSQIQKEQEFLHQHGYSLSYARCNL; this is translated from the coding sequence GTGTACAAACAGGTTTCAGGGGAGCGCACCCATATTCTCTCACAGCGGATTCTGGACATTCCAGAGACGCTGTACCAACGGCGAAGCCTCCAGGCTTCGCTGCACCTCTTCCACAGTCCAGGTCAGAAGACCAAGTTCAGCCAGGCTGAGGGAGTCAGCCCCAGTGCACTGAGTCGCTTCTTCAACGTCTATGACTGGGATTCAGACCGCTGCCGGGAAGAGATGCAGGACTTCCAGTGGCGCATCCTGCTGGATACAGCTCGTCACAAACGCAGACCTCGTCTGCGGCTCAGCGTGGATCTGACCACGGTGGAAAAGGTGGGAATTCAGCTGCCCTACGTCAGCGTCTACAACGGCAGGCACGGCATCCATCTGGTGGTCCTGTTCGCCGAATATGGGGAACTGAAGTTCCCCATTTCTTACCGGGTCTACCAGGGCAAGTACACCAGCACTCCCGTCACGTTAGCCCTTGACCTGCTGGAAGAGGTGCCAGACTTCGTCGGGAAACGCTTTCAGGTCTGCGTACTGGCAGACAGTGGATTCGAATCCGCTGTCTTTCTGGACGGTGTGCAGCGTCTCGGTTTCGAGTTCGTGGTGGGTGTGAGGAGTAACCGGCGCACGGATCATCCTGGACAGGTGACGGTTGCGGACTGTCCGCATGGGGGGTACGTCAACCTCGCCAACTGGCCTCTGGAAACGCTGTCTCTGGGGAGGATGGACCGTGGGGACCGCGAATTCTTCGCGGTGTCGTCTGAGCTGTTAGAGGGGGATGACATCCTGGCCGAAGGAAAACGGCGCTGGGCGCTGGAATCCTTTTTTAAGGAGGGAAAGCATCAGTTTGGGTTGGCGCAGTTCGCGCTGCGAACTGCCAGGGGTCTGGACCGCTGGATTTTGATGGTCTTCCTGGCCTTCACCCTGACCATGCTGTACCGCTCTGAGGACATGACCCTGAAAGAGGCAGCCCGCTTGGCCCTACATACCCTCTTCCCCGAAGTCAGGCTGAACCACCTGCTGAGCCAAATTCAAAAAGAGCAAGAATTCCTCCACCAGCACGGCTATTCGCTCAGCTATGCAAGGTGCAACTTATGA
- the ybeY gene encoding rRNA maturation RNase YbeY translates to MSRGRCPILGGVIDLVTEYAPPAELPAALESSLEAVMRHFGVEDREVTVVLVDDPTIQALKAEHWGEDAPTDVLSFPTWEPGDPFMPPHLGDIIISLDTALRQAEGRGHSLTREAALLASHGMTHLVGHDHPHAEGLGFEEGATGPEWQVFHDAWAAARAALPAGI, encoded by the coding sequence ATGTCCAGGGGCCGCTGCCCTATCCTGGGAGGCGTGATAGACCTCGTGACCGAATATGCTCCGCCCGCCGAATTGCCTGCCGCGCTGGAAAGCAGCTTGGAGGCTGTGATGCGGCACTTTGGCGTGGAAGACCGCGAGGTGACGGTGGTGCTGGTGGACGACCCCACCATTCAGGCGCTCAAGGCCGAGCACTGGGGTGAGGACGCCCCCACCGACGTGCTGAGCTTTCCCACCTGGGAACCGGGCGACCCCTTCATGCCGCCGCACCTGGGCGACATCATCATCAGCCTGGATACGGCGCTGCGGCAGGCAGAAGGCCGGGGCCACTCGCTGACCCGCGAGGCCGCGCTGCTGGCCAGCCACGGCATGACCCATCTGGTGGGCCACGACCACCCCCACGCCGAGGGTCTGGGCTTTGAAGAAGGCGCCACCGGGCCGGAGTGGCAGGTGTTCCATGACGCCTGGGCCGCCGCGCGGGCCGCTCTGCCCGCAGGCATCTAG